Proteins from a genomic interval of Methanofastidiosum sp.:
- a CDS encoding fumarate hydratase, whose product MIDETLIKNTVIELLKDSSTKLPLDVKNALEKAYEIEEGPAKAQLEAILKNIKMAEETSTPMCQDTGIHIFFVKIGDVGNPKLEKKLAGIIVDGVREATKTVPLRPNAVHPLTRKNPGDNVGDYMPYINFTPIDSDYIEITAMPKGAGSENMSKVAMLNPSDGIRGIKKFALDTVVSAGSKPCPPTIIGLGIGGSADISIKLAKMALLRPIDKRHSDPTVATLEKELFEAFNSLGIGVMGLGGKTTVLGVNAELGYCHTASLPVAINVQCWAGRKATARIYKDGRVEHLTYKR is encoded by the coding sequence ATGATAGATGAAACCCTAATAAAAAATACCGTAATTGAACTTCTAAAGGACTCTTCAACAAAGCTTCCTTTGGATGTCAAAAATGCCTTGGAAAAGGCTTATGAAATTGAAGAAGGACCTGCAAAGGCCCAATTAGAGGCTATACTAAAAAATATAAAAATGGCTGAGGAAACTTCAACTCCGATGTGTCAGGACACGGGCATTCACATATTTTTTGTTAAGATTGGTGATGTAGGGAATCCAAAACTTGAAAAAAAATTGGCCGGCATAATTGTTGACGGAGTGAGAGAAGCTACAAAAACAGTACCTTTGAGGCCTAATGCCGTTCACCCCCTCACAAGAAAAAATCCCGGAGACAATGTAGGGGATTATATGCCTTATATTAATTTTACTCCAATTGATTCTGATTATATAGAGATAACTGCAATGCCAAAAGGTGCAGGCAGTGAAAACATGTCAAAGGTAGCTATGCTAAATCCTTCTGATGGAATAAGGGGAATTAAAAAATTTGCTCTTGACACAGTAGTTAGTGCAGGATCAAAACCATGCCCACCCACAATAATCGGCCTTGGTATTGGAGGTAGTGCAGATATATCGATAAAGCTTGCAAAGATGGCATTATTAAGACCTATAGACAAAAGGCACTCAGATCCAACTGTGGCCACTTTAGAAAAAGAGTTGTTTGAAGCTTTTAATTCTCTAGGCATCGGAGTAATGGGGCTTGGTGGGAAGACTACTGTTTTAGGTGTCAATGCTGAGCTTGGCTACTGCCACACAGCATCACTTCCAGTTGCGATAAATGTCC
- a CDS encoding ABC transporter ATP-binding protein — MVLNQDITISEKYSVRSVIKSLFKKRKKQSTIIILLSIVVSFFEMLSISLLVPALEQILNQSNDINIKLISYIKKAYSLINVEYTILSLFIGIALIYIIKALINIFLASLINKEKLWYEISRRKKICDIILYSDWIFINGSMKSYITNILTNEIEKDRDVYLRTLNLLPLIFLLFVYILLLVLLSFEITLMIFLIIGGVTLILGRLVKNARYSGSTILSQRNLFMKETLASLDGLKNIKSMSKESFVRKLLYEKTEYLSKIRYEMNDKMNYVTYLHEPANFIPILMIIYFTMTYFYVPISVIGIMIYVFLKLSGDMKSIQTEYYRIKFEIPSMNAVDVLINEGYQNVEKDGDTIINNFNDKIEFKNVSFSYSDKNVLKNINLTINKGEKIAIFGPTGVGKSTLIDLILGLIYPKSGKLTIDGIQIQKIKKESWHKILSWMGQDPYLFYGTIEENITWGQKDIQKDKLNNACKMACCNDFVNKKGISYEYIIGDRGSKLSGGQKQRIALARVFLEDPEIVILDEPSSHLDLGTKNLLFDNIEEFCKNKTLIMITHDPEIPSFINTVYVFDKGEIKKIDNSNKSQ; from the coding sequence ATGGTGTTAAATCAAGATATCACAATTTCTGAAAAATATTCAGTAAGGTCTGTGATAAAAAGTTTGTTCAAAAAGAGAAAAAAACAATCAACAATAATAATCCTATTGTCGATTGTTGTGAGTTTTTTTGAGATGTTATCAATTAGTTTACTTGTTCCTGCACTGGAGCAAATCTTAAATCAATCTAATGATATTAATATTAAGCTTATATCCTATATAAAAAAAGCGTATTCTCTCATAAACGTGGAATATACGATTCTTTCTCTATTTATTGGGATCGCATTAATTTATATTATTAAAGCTTTGATAAATATATTCTTGGCCTCATTGATAAATAAGGAGAAATTGTGGTATGAGATAAGCAGAAGGAAAAAAATATGCGATATAATCTTGTATTCCGATTGGATTTTCATCAATGGGTCAATGAAAAGTTACATAACAAATATTCTTACAAATGAAATAGAAAAGGATAGGGATGTCTATCTGAGAACTCTAAATTTATTGCCTTTGATATTCCTTTTATTTGTTTATATCCTACTTTTAGTTTTGTTGTCATTTGAAATTACACTAATGATCTTCTTAATTATAGGGGGTGTTACTTTGATATTAGGAAGGCTAGTAAAAAATGCAAGATACAGCGGGTCAACTATCCTAAGTCAAAGAAACCTCTTTATGAAAGAAACTCTAGCTTCCCTAGATGGCCTAAAAAATATCAAATCGATGTCCAAGGAAAGTTTTGTCAGAAAGCTCCTATATGAAAAAACAGAGTATCTATCAAAGATAAGGTATGAAATGAATGACAAGATGAACTATGTCACCTATCTGCATGAACCTGCCAATTTTATACCAATCTTAATGATTATTTATTTCACTATGACCTATTTTTACGTGCCAATCTCTGTTATTGGGATAATGATATATGTTTTTCTAAAGCTCAGCGGTGATATGAAATCAATCCAAACTGAATATTACAGAATCAAATTTGAAATCCCTTCGATGAATGCAGTTGATGTATTGATTAATGAGGGGTATCAGAATGTTGAAAAAGACGGCGATACCATAATCAACAACTTCAACGATAAAATTGAATTTAAAAATGTCAGTTTTAGCTATTCTGATAAGAACGTTCTAAAAAACATTAATTTGACTATAAACAAGGGGGAGAAAATAGCTATTTTTGGGCCAACTGGCGTTGGCAAAAGTACCTTAATTGATTTAATATTGGGGCTGATTTACCCCAAATCAGGCAAATTAACTATAGACGGCATACAGATACAAAAAATCAAAAAAGAAAGTTGGCACAAAATTTTAAGTTGGATGGGGCAGGATCCGTATCTGTTTTATGGGACAATTGAAGAAAATATTACTTGGGGTCAAAAAGACATACAGAAGGATAAATTGAACAATGCATGTAAAATGGCATGTTGTAATGACTTTGTAAATAAAAAAGGAATTTCTTATGAATATATAATTGGAGATAGGGGGTCAAAATTATCAGGTGGCCAAAAACAACGTATCGCTCTAGCTAGAGTATTTTTGGAGGATCCAGAAATTGTTATTCTGGATGAACCCTCTTCCCACTTGGATTTAGGAACTAAAAATTTACTCTTTGACAACATAGAGGAATTTTGTAAAAATAAAACTTTAATCATGATAACACATGATCCCGAAATACCTTCTTTTATCAATACAGTATACGTTTTTGATAAAGGAGAGATTAAAAAAATTGATAATTCTAACAAATCACAATAG
- a CDS encoding CoB--CoM heterodisulfide reductase iron-sulfur subunit A family protein, translated as MDTNSSSPRVGVFVCHCGSNIAGSVDVEKVAQEISKMEGVAYTGTYIYMCSDPGQKLMRETIEKERLDRVVVAACSPTLHEKTFRVNSKNAGLNPYQCEISNIREHCSWVHEDKAKATEKAIKITKSIVEKVKNDNSLTDIEVPITKKAVVLGGGVAGIQAALDIANGGYKTYLVERDSSIGGKMAKLSETFPTLDCSQCILTPKMVEVANHPNIELLTFSEVENVSGYVGNFKVKIKKKPTSVNWDLCTGCGDCYTKCPVKVSSEFQEGLAKRTAIFTPFPQAVPNKPVIDRENCLYYQKGICKICEKVCKIGAIDFDMQEELREVEAGAIVVATGYREYPLENLSDYGGGRYPNVISGLKFERLLSASGPTGGQIIRPSDGKPVKDVVFVQCAGSRDIEEHKPYCSKICCMYTAKHAMLFKHKVHDGNAYVFYIDVRTAGKDYEEFYYRTTEEDHALYTRGKVSKIFEDGDKVIVWGVDTLTGKKVEIKADLAVLAMAIEPASGMIELKQKLKISVDENGFLKEAHPKLRPVESMTSGIFFAGAAQGPKDIPESVSQAGAAASKILSMFSSDLLQKEPLICEINEDVCSGCGVCITLCPYGALEGEITNKDGKEIKRSKLNEALCQGCGTCASACPSGAAAMRNDESKNMFKMIEVILE; from the coding sequence ATGGATACTAACTCTTCTTCCCCTAGGGTGGGTGTTTTTGTTTGTCACTGTGGTTCCAATATTGCTGGGTCAGTTGATGTGGAAAAAGTAGCGCAAGAAATATCAAAAATGGAAGGAGTCGCATATACAGGGACTTATATATACATGTGCTCAGATCCAGGTCAAAAGCTTATGAGAGAGACAATTGAGAAGGAAAGGCTTGATCGTGTCGTCGTTGCAGCATGCTCTCCAACACTTCATGAAAAAACCTTTCGTGTAAACTCAAAAAATGCGGGATTGAATCCATATCAATGCGAGATTTCTAACATCAGAGAACACTGTAGCTGGGTCCACGAAGATAAAGCCAAGGCTACTGAAAAGGCAATTAAGATCACTAAGAGCATTGTTGAAAAGGTCAAAAATGATAACTCTCTTACTGATATTGAGGTTCCAATTACTAAAAAAGCCGTTGTGTTAGGTGGTGGAGTTGCTGGGATACAAGCTGCGCTTGATATTGCGAATGGCGGGTACAAAACTTATCTTGTTGAAAGGGACTCATCAATTGGAGGAAAGATGGCAAAGCTATCAGAAACCTTTCCAACACTTGATTGCTCTCAGTGCATTTTAACTCCAAAGATGGTTGAAGTTGCTAATCATCCAAACATAGAGCTCTTGACATTCTCTGAAGTGGAGAATGTTAGTGGGTATGTTGGAAACTTTAAAGTGAAGATAAAGAAAAAACCTACTTCTGTTAATTGGGATCTTTGCACGGGGTGTGGCGACTGTTATACCAAGTGCCCAGTAAAAGTTTCTTCTGAGTTTCAGGAAGGTCTTGCAAAAAGAACAGCCATCTTCACGCCATTTCCACAGGCCGTTCCAAACAAACCGGTAATAGACAGAGAAAACTGCCTTTACTACCAGAAAGGTATATGTAAAATCTGCGAAAAGGTCTGTAAAATAGGGGCAATTGATTTTGATATGCAAGAGGAACTAAGGGAAGTTGAAGCCGGCGCAATTGTAGTTGCAACTGGATACAGAGAATATCCTTTGGAGAATCTTTCAGACTACGGTGGAGGCAGATACCCTAATGTTATTAGCGGTCTTAAGTTTGAAAGACTGCTCTCTGCATCAGGCCCTACAGGGGGGCAGATTATAAGGCCTTCAGATGGTAAGCCTGTGAAGGACGTTGTCTTTGTTCAGTGTGCTGGCTCAAGAGATATAGAAGAGCACAAGCCTTACTGCTCAAAGATTTGTTGCATGTACACTGCAAAACATGCGATGCTCTTTAAACACAAGGTTCATGACGGAAATGCATATGTTTTTTATATTGACGTTAGGACTGCAGGAAAGGACTATGAGGAGTTTTATTACAGGACTACAGAAGAAGATCATGCTTTATACACAAGAGGTAAAGTTTCAAAGATATTTGAAGATGGCGATAAAGTCATCGTATGGGGAGTCGATACTCTTACAGGTAAAAAAGTAGAGATAAAAGCCGATCTTGCTGTTCTGGCTATGGCAATCGAGCCAGCTTCTGGGATGATCGAACTCAAGCAAAAACTCAAAATATCTGTAGATGAAAATGGATTTTTAAAGGAGGCCCATCCAAAATTAAGGCCGGTTGAAAGCATGACATCTGGCATATTTTTTGCAGGTGCTGCCCAAGGCCCAAAAGATATTCCTGAATCAGTTTCTCAGGCAGGGGCAGCTGCATCCAAAATACTTTCGATGTTTTCCTCTGACTTACTACAGAAGGAGCCCTTGATTTGTGAGATTAATGAAGATGTATGCAGTGGGTGTGGAGTATGCATTACGCTTTGTCCTTACGGGGCATTAGAGGGAGAAATTACCAATAAAGATGGCAAGGAAATAAAGAGGTCTAAATTAAATGAGGCCCTATGCCAAGGTTGTGGCACATGTGCATCTGCTTGTCCAAGCGGAGCAGCTGCAATGAGAAACGATGAATCAAAAAACATGTTTAAGATGATTGAGGTTATACTGGAGTAG
- a CDS encoding hydrogenase iron-sulfur subunit produces the protein MKEFEPKIIAFLCKWCTYAGADLAGVSRLKFSPNAVPIRVMCSGRVDPSFVLDAFAKGADGVLVGGCHPGDCHYAQGNYKTLRRVKLLKMLLNDMGLEEERLRLEWISASEGNKFREVVNDMVIKLKEIGPSPLNLEESK, from the coding sequence ATGAAAGAGTTTGAACCTAAAATTATAGCTTTCCTATGCAAATGGTGCACTTATGCCGGAGCAGACCTTGCGGGAGTTTCAAGATTAAAGTTTTCCCCAAATGCCGTTCCTATACGAGTAATGTGTTCAGGCAGGGTAGATCCATCTTTTGTCCTTGATGCATTTGCTAAAGGCGCTGACGGTGTTCTTGTTGGTGGCTGCCATCCTGGTGACTGCCATTATGCACAAGGCAATTATAAAACACTCAGAAGGGTAAAACTTCTTAAGATGCTACTAAACGATATGGGATTAGAAGAGGAGAGGTTAAGACTAGAATGGATATCAGCAAGCGAAGGAAACAAGTTTAGAGAAGTCGTAAATGATATGGTCATTAAACTAAAAGAGATTGGCCCCTCTCCACTGAATCTGGAGGAATCAAAATGA
- a CDS encoding oxidoreductase produces MNKANIAFYWAASCGGCEIAVLDINEKILDVIEKANILMWPVAMDTKYEDLKKMKDKSIDVCFFNGAIRTSENEELAKLLRNKSKILVAFGSCAHEGCIPALANLFNKKLIFDRAYQETETTINKDNILPQPSFDVKEGEIHIPEFYDTVKTLDQVVDVDYYIPGCPPTPNIVEDAFNKFLTGDLPPKGAVLAPVKALCDECPRKKKDKTIETIYRVYEKEADPEKCFLDQGIICMGPATRSGCGHQCIKGNMPCTGCFGKTPEVTDQGAKMISALASVLAVENETELDEKKVEELVSKIKDPVGTFYRYSLASSLIKRKVIK; encoded by the coding sequence ATGAATAAAGCCAACATAGCATTTTACTGGGCTGCTTCCTGTGGCGGCTGCGAAATTGCTGTTTTAGATATCAATGAAAAGATACTGGATGTAATTGAAAAAGCAAATATCTTGATGTGGCCTGTAGCCATGGACACCAAATATGAAGATTTGAAAAAAATGAAGGACAAATCTATCGACGTCTGCTTTTTTAACGGCGCCATAAGGACTAGTGAAAATGAAGAGCTTGCAAAGTTACTTAGAAATAAATCTAAGATTCTAGTTGCATTTGGCTCATGCGCACATGAGGGCTGTATACCTGCCTTAGCAAATCTATTTAACAAAAAACTGATATTCGATCGGGCATATCAAGAGACAGAAACGACAATAAATAAAGATAACATTTTACCTCAGCCTTCTTTCGATGTCAAGGAAGGGGAGATTCATATCCCTGAATTTTATGATACTGTAAAAACTCTTGATCAGGTTGTTGATGTTGATTATTATATCCCCGGATGCCCTCCAACGCCAAATATTGTAGAGGACGCCTTTAATAAATTCTTGACTGGGGATTTGCCGCCAAAAGGAGCAGTTTTAGCTCCAGTAAAAGCTTTGTGCGATGAATGCCCTAGAAAAAAGAAGGATAAAACAATTGAAACTATTTACAGAGTTTATGAGAAGGAAGCTGATCCAGAAAAGTGCTTCCTTGATCAAGGCATAATATGTATGGGCCCTGCAACAAGGTCTGGTTGTGGGCATCAGTGCATCAAAGGAAACATGCCTTGCACAGGTTGCTTTGGGAAGACCCCTGAAGTAACAGACCAAGGTGCAAAGATGATCTCTGCCTTAGCTTCAGTATTGGCAGTTGAGAATGAGACCGAACTTGATGAGAAAAAGGTGGAAGAATTAGTTTCTAAGATTAAAGACCCAGTTGGTACATTTTACAGGTATTCGCTTGCTTCATCCTTAATTAAGAGAAAGGTGATAAAATGA
- a CDS encoding Ni/Fe hydrogenase subunit alpha: MKRITIDPITRLEGHGKIEIFLNDSGNVENAYLQIPELRGFEKFSEGRLAEDMPQITSRICGVCPVAHHFASTKALDNAFNTQPTETAKKLRELMYCGYVIYDHILHFYFLGGPDFVVGPDAPKGDRNIIGVIGKVGVEIGKEVIKHRAYGQKITRILGGKPTHPVCGLPGGISKGLNEEERNEIESMAESCVKFSEFTLNFFKDTVLKNKAYLDLIKSDAYTLETYNMGIVDKHNNLNFYDGMIRVKSPTNEEFACFDGSQYFEYIEEHVEPWTYMKYPYLKQIGWKGLTGGVDSGIYRVGPLGRINVIDGFTTPLANEAYKELIETLGKPVNSTLAFHWARLIELLYASERVLELSRDKNILKQDLRNKVGLPNEGVGVVEAARGTLFHHYKLTEDARIEKANMIVATTNNAGAICMSVRDAAKGMISNGKVNDGILNKVEMAFRAYDPCFACATHCLPGTSPIEISIYNKDNSLLKRIGRGV, translated from the coding sequence ATGAAAAGAATTACAATAGATCCAATAACAAGACTCGAGGGCCACGGTAAAATTGAGATTTTTCTAAATGATAGTGGAAATGTTGAGAATGCTTACCTCCAGATACCTGAACTTAGAGGTTTTGAGAAGTTCAGCGAGGGCAGGCTTGCAGAGGACATGCCTCAGATTACATCAAGGATTTGTGGTGTATGCCCAGTAGCTCATCATTTCGCATCAACTAAGGCATTAGACAATGCTTTTAACACACAGCCCACTGAAACAGCGAAGAAACTTAGGGAGTTAATGTACTGTGGGTATGTGATATATGACCATATACTCCACTTTTACTTCCTTGGCGGGCCTGACTTTGTTGTTGGGCCGGATGCGCCAAAAGGAGATAGAAACATAATAGGGGTTATAGGAAAAGTTGGCGTTGAAATAGGTAAGGAAGTAATAAAACACAGAGCATATGGGCAGAAGATAACAAGGATCCTCGGCGGTAAACCCACCCACCCTGTCTGTGGTCTTCCTGGGGGTATTTCAAAAGGATTGAATGAAGAGGAACGAAATGAAATTGAGTCGATGGCCGAATCTTGCGTGAAGTTCTCAGAGTTCACCTTAAATTTTTTCAAAGATACTGTACTGAAAAATAAGGCGTATCTTGATCTCATCAAAAGTGATGCGTACACTCTTGAAACTTATAACATGGGGATTGTTGATAAACATAATAATCTAAACTTCTATGATGGCATGATAAGAGTAAAAAGCCCAACAAATGAAGAATTTGCCTGTTTTGATGGAAGCCAATATTTTGAGTATATCGAAGAGCACGTCGAGCCATGGACCTATATGAAATATCCTTACTTAAAGCAGATTGGATGGAAAGGACTAACAGGTGGAGTTGATAGCGGGATTTACCGAGTTGGGCCATTAGGTAGGATAAACGTCATTGATGGATTTACAACTCCGCTTGCAAACGAAGCCTATAAAGAGTTGATTGAAACACTGGGAAAACCTGTCAATTCAACACTAGCATTCCATTGGGCAAGATTGATAGAGTTACTTTACGCTTCTGAAAGAGTCTTAGAACTTAGCAGAGATAAAAATATCCTAAAACAGGATCTTAGGAATAAGGTTGGCCTTCCAAATGAAGGAGTTGGTGTAGTTGAGGCTGCAAGAGGGACCCTATTCCATCATTATAAATTAACTGAAGATGCAAGAATTGAAAAAGCGAATATGATAGTTGCCACTACAAATAACGCCGGTGCCATATGTATGTCAGTAAGGGATGCGGCAAAAGGTATGATTTCAAACGGAAAAGTCAACGATGGAATACTCAATAAGGTAGAAATGGCATTTAGGGCATATGATCCATGTTTTGCATGCGCCACACACTGCCTACCTGGAACATCACCTATTGAGATATCCATTTACAACAAAGATAACTCACTTCTTAAACGGATTGGGAGGGGCGTATAG
- a CDS encoding 4Fe-4S dicluster domain-containing protein has protein sequence MVFTVSEKGLELRKNVEEISGQNIFQCYQCGKCSATCPVVDSMDMAPNKIIRFVQMGDLEVLDQNTFWVCAACFTCSARCPRSVDIAKIMEALRNVMLRNKQDFINIYSKEFIEKMIEEIPQMAIVAAIKKGVW, from the coding sequence GTGGTCTTCACAGTATCTGAAAAGGGATTGGAACTACGAAAAAATGTAGAAGAAATATCTGGACAGAATATATTCCAATGCTATCAGTGCGGTAAATGCTCAGCCACATGTCCTGTTGTTGACAGCATGGACATGGCTCCCAATAAGATAATAAGATTTGTGCAGATGGGGGACCTTGAAGTTTTGGACCAAAACACTTTCTGGGTATGTGCTGCATGTTTTACATGTTCAGCGAGATGCCCAAGAAGCGTTGATATAGCTAAGATAATGGAAGCTTTGAGAAACGTGATGTTGAGAAACAAACAGGATTTTATCAATATTTACTCAAAAGAATTTATAGAGAAGATGATTGAAGAAATACCTCAGATGGCCATTGTCGCAGCAATAAAGAAGGGGGTTTGGTGA
- a CDS encoding CoB--CoM heterodisulfide reductase iron-sulfur subunit B family protein translates to MEYPYYPGCTLKTTGKKDEEAALEVAKLLEFELKELPTWTCCGVVYNLTSDVMADHLSATRTLIRAQEMGRELKTNKLVTLCSMCYNVLKQVNLMYKKNPDKLNNINLFMDTEEDYLGNVEIMHFLEVLYKDIGLEKIKEKVKTPLTNLKVDPYYGCMLLRPKNIAFDDQDAPHVMGDILSALGAKVIENPMTVECCGAHQIITNKEAVLDCVQRIVKTSQSKGADVIVTPCPLCQYNLTTGQKSLFEKGKINHQTPVIYLSELLIISLSDNNENYLKDYKFIKDKLEERGG, encoded by the coding sequence ATGGAATATCCTTACTACCCGGGATGTACTCTAAAAACTACAGGAAAAAAGGACGAAGAAGCAGCTTTAGAAGTTGCAAAACTTCTGGAATTTGAACTAAAGGAGCTTCCTACATGGACATGTTGCGGTGTTGTCTACAATCTCACATCAGATGTTATGGCCGATCATCTCTCAGCTACAAGAACTCTGATAAGGGCTCAAGAGATGGGGAGGGAGCTTAAAACAAATAAACTTGTGACACTTTGTTCTATGTGCTACAATGTTTTAAAGCAGGTCAATCTGATGTATAAGAAAAATCCTGACAAACTCAATAACATCAATCTTTTTATGGACACTGAAGAGGACTATCTTGGAAATGTCGAGATTATGCATTTTTTGGAAGTTTTGTATAAAGATATAGGGCTTGAAAAGATTAAAGAAAAAGTAAAAACTCCACTTACAAATCTAAAAGTTGACCCATATTATGGATGTATGCTCTTAAGGCCAAAAAATATAGCATTTGACGATCAAGACGCTCCACACGTGATGGGGGATATACTTTCTGCGCTCGGGGCCAAAGTAATTGAAAATCCGATGACTGTCGAATGTTGCGGTGCCCATCAAATTATAACAAACAAGGAGGCTGTCCTTGATTGTGTTCAAAGAATAGTCAAAACATCTCAAAGCAAAGGGGCCGATGTAATTGTCACCCCATGCCCGCTTTGCCAGTACAATCTAACAACGGGACAGAAGAGTCTGTTTGAAAAAGGAAAAATAAATCACCAGACTCCTGTTATTTATCTATCAGAATTATTAATTATTTCACTTTCAGATAATAATGAGAATTATTTGAAGGACTATAAGTTCATTAAAGATAAATTAGAAGAAAGAGGGGGGTAA
- a CDS encoding 4Fe-4S dicluster domain-containing protein has translation MAEKNQIPLVSVFIMGKEYKVPSGLTLMKAMEYAGYRYTRGAGCRAGFCGACATIYRLKDDYKLKSALACQTTVDDGMYLVQLPFTPANKKKYDMEKLNIAHNALLKEYPEIARCISCNSCTKVCPQELKVMDYVQASLRGDIEKAAILSFDCVQCGLCAFRCPAEITQYHVGQLARRLNGKFVAPKAIHTEEAVAKLNNGVSKKEISKLKILKLAEIKDLYKKRVTE, from the coding sequence TTGGCTGAAAAAAATCAGATCCCATTGGTAAGTGTATTTATTATGGGTAAGGAGTATAAAGTTCCATCAGGCTTAACCCTGATGAAAGCCATGGAATATGCAGGCTATAGGTATACTAGAGGTGCAGGTTGCAGGGCCGGTTTTTGTGGAGCATGCGCAACTATTTACAGATTAAAAGATGACTACAAATTAAAATCTGCTCTGGCGTGCCAGACTACAGTTGATGATGGAATGTATCTCGTCCAGTTGCCATTTACGCCTGCTAATAAGAAAAAGTATGATATGGAAAAACTCAATATAGCCCACAATGCACTTCTAAAGGAGTATCCTGAAATAGCGAGATGTATCAGTTGCAACAGTTGCACAAAGGTATGCCCCCAAGAGCTAAAAGTAATGGATTATGTTCAGGCTTCATTAAGAGGAGATATAGAAAAGGCAGCCATCCTCTCATTTGATTGCGTCCAGTGTGGTCTTTGCGCTTTTAGATGTCCTGCTGAGATTACCCAATATCATGTTGGGCAGCTTGCAAGAAGATTGAATGGAAAATTTGTTGCTCCAAAAGCGATACATACTGAAGAGGCGGTGGCAAAATTAAACAACGGAGTTTCAAAAAAAGAAATTTCAAAGCTAAAAATCTTGAAGCTTGCAGAGATAAAAGACCTTTACAAGAAGAGGGTGACTGAGTAG